One segment of Trachemys scripta elegans isolate TJP31775 chromosome 1, CAS_Tse_1.0, whole genome shotgun sequence DNA contains the following:
- the NTF3 gene encoding neurotrophin-3 isoform X2 produces the protein MSILFYVIFLAYLRGIQSTNMDQRSLPEDSINSLIIKLIQADILKNKLSKQMVDIKENYQNTMQKTEAQQDVDGVENVKSDFQPVISMDAELLRQQKRYNSPRVLLSDNTPLEPPPLYLMEDYIGNSVVVNRTSRRKRYAEHKSHRGEYSVCDSESLWVTDKSSAIDIRGHQVTVLGEIKTGNSPVKQYFYETRCKAAKPVKNGCRGIDDKHWNSQCKTSQTYVRALTSENNKLVGWRWIRIDTSCVCALSRKIGRT, from the coding sequence ATGTCCATCTTGTTTTATGTGATATTTCTTGCTTATCTTCGTGGCATCCAATCTACCAACATGGATCAAAGGAGTTTGCCAGAAGATTCAATAAATTCTCTCATTATTAAACTCATTCAGGCAGACATTTTGAAAAACAAGCTCTCCAAGCAGATGGTGGATATTAAGGAAAACTATCAAAACACAATGCAGAAAACAGAGGCTCAGCAGGACGTGGATGGAGTTGAAAATGTGAAATCAGACTTCCAGCCAGTTATCTCAATGGATGCAGAACTATTAAGGCAACAGAAACGCTACAATTCTCCCCGAGTCCTCTTGAGTGACAATACCCCATTGGAACCTCCACCTTTGTATCTTATGGAAGATTATATTGGAAATTCTGTAGTGGTGAACAGAACCTCCAGGAGGAAAAGGTATGCAGAACATAAGAGCCATCGAGGGGAATATTCTGTATGTGACAGTGAAAGTTTATGGGTCACGGACAAATCATCCGCTATTGACATTAGAGGACACCAGGTAACTGTGCTAGGAGAAATTAAAACAGGCAACTCTCCcgtcaaacaatatttttatgaaacaAGGTGTAAAGCAGCCAAACCGGTAAAAAATGGCTGCCGTGGCATTGATGATAAACACTGGAACTCCCAGTGCAAAACATCCCAAACGTATGTAAGAGCACTGACTTCGGAAAACAATAAACTCGTAGGCTGGCGATGGATAAGAATAGACACATCCTGCGTGTGCGCGTTGTCGAGAAAAATAGGAAGAACATAA
- the NTF3 gene encoding neurotrophin-3 isoform X1, whose protein sequence is MVTPTTILQVNKVMSILFYVIFLAYLRGIQSTNMDQRSLPEDSINSLIIKLIQADILKNKLSKQMVDIKENYQNTMQKTEAQQDVDGVENVKSDFQPVISMDAELLRQQKRYNSPRVLLSDNTPLEPPPLYLMEDYIGNSVVVNRTSRRKRYAEHKSHRGEYSVCDSESLWVTDKSSAIDIRGHQVTVLGEIKTGNSPVKQYFYETRCKAAKPVKNGCRGIDDKHWNSQCKTSQTYVRALTSENNKLVGWRWIRIDTSCVCALSRKIGRT, encoded by the coding sequence ATCTTACAGGTGAACAAGGTGATGTCCATCTTGTTTTATGTGATATTTCTTGCTTATCTTCGTGGCATCCAATCTACCAACATGGATCAAAGGAGTTTGCCAGAAGATTCAATAAATTCTCTCATTATTAAACTCATTCAGGCAGACATTTTGAAAAACAAGCTCTCCAAGCAGATGGTGGATATTAAGGAAAACTATCAAAACACAATGCAGAAAACAGAGGCTCAGCAGGACGTGGATGGAGTTGAAAATGTGAAATCAGACTTCCAGCCAGTTATCTCAATGGATGCAGAACTATTAAGGCAACAGAAACGCTACAATTCTCCCCGAGTCCTCTTGAGTGACAATACCCCATTGGAACCTCCACCTTTGTATCTTATGGAAGATTATATTGGAAATTCTGTAGTGGTGAACAGAACCTCCAGGAGGAAAAGGTATGCAGAACATAAGAGCCATCGAGGGGAATATTCTGTATGTGACAGTGAAAGTTTATGGGTCACGGACAAATCATCCGCTATTGACATTAGAGGACACCAGGTAACTGTGCTAGGAGAAATTAAAACAGGCAACTCTCCcgtcaaacaatatttttatgaaacaAGGTGTAAAGCAGCCAAACCGGTAAAAAATGGCTGCCGTGGCATTGATGATAAACACTGGAACTCCCAGTGCAAAACATCCCAAACGTATGTAAGAGCACTGACTTCGGAAAACAATAAACTCGTAGGCTGGCGATGGATAAGAATAGACACATCCTGCGTGTGCGCGTTGTCGAGAAAAATAGGAAGAACATAA